In one Physeter macrocephalus isolate SW-GA unplaced genomic scaffold, ASM283717v5 random_522, whole genome shotgun sequence genomic region, the following are encoded:
- the FKBP6 gene encoding inactive peptidyl-prolyl cis-trans isomerase FKBP6 isoform X2: MGGSARNPGVLQRDDAPSQSPYQRLSQRMLDLSGDRGVLKDVIREGSGELVTPDASVLVKYSGYLEHMDKAFDSNCFRKTPRLMKLGEDITLWGMELGLLSMRRGELARFLFKPTYAYGMLGCPPLIPPNSTVLFEIELLDFLDSAESDKFCALSAEQQDQFPLQKVLKVAATEREFGNYLFRQNRFYDAKVRYKRALLLLHRRSAPPEEQHLAETAKLLVLLNLSFTYLKLERPTMALRYGEQALIIDQKNTKALFRCGQACLLMTEYQKARDFLVRAQKEQPFNHDINNELKKLASYYRDYMGKEKEMCHRMFAPGERGSTVGEN; the protein is encoded by the exons ATGGGGGGCAGCGCCCGGAACCCGGGAGTCCTGCAAAGGGACGACGCCCCCAGCCAG TCTCCGTACCAGCGGTTAAGTCAAAGGATGCTGGACCTTTCCGGGGACCGGGGCGTGCTGAAGGATGTCATCCGAGAGGGTTCTGGAGAGCTGGTGACACCGGACGCTTCGGTGCTCG TGAAATATTCTGGGTATCTGGAGCACATGGACAAGGCTTTTGATTCCAATTGCTTTAGGAAAACCCCTCGGCTCATGAAACTTGGAGAGG ATATCACACTTTGGGGCATGGAGCTGGGCCTTCTGAGCATGCGGAGAGGAGAGCTGGCCAGGTTTCTGTTCAAACCGACCTACGCTTACGGAATGCTGGGCTGTCCTCCCCTGATCCCCCCAAACTCTACCGTCCTGTTCGAGATCGAGCTGCTTGACTTCCTGGATTCTGCTGAGTCAGACAAGTTTTGTGCCCTCTCAGCT GAGCAGCAGGATCAGTTTCCACTTCAGAAGGTCCTGAAAGTGGCAGCTACTGAACGGGAGTTTGGCAACTACCTTTTCCGCCAGAATCGTTTCTATGATGCCAAAGTGAGATATAAACGG GCCTTGTTGCTTCTCCACCGACGATCAGCACCCCCTGAAGAGCAGCACCTGGCGGAGACCGCCAAGCTGCTTGTTCTCCTTAACCTGTCCTTTACGTACCTGAAGCTGGAGCGACCCACCATGGCCCTGCGCTATGGAGAGCAGGCTCTGATCATTGACCAAAAGAACACCAAGGCCCTCTTCCGATGTGGACAG GCCTGTCTCCTCATGACTGAGTATCAGAAGGCCCGGGATTTTCTAGTCCGAGCCCAGAAGGAACAGCCCTTCAATCACGACATCAATAACGAGCTGAAGAAACTGGCCAG CTATTACAGGGATTACATgggtaaagagaaagaaatgtgtcACCGAATGTTTGCTCCTGGTGAACGTGGCTCTACAGTAGGAGAAAACTAA
- the FKBP6 gene encoding inactive peptidyl-prolyl cis-trans isomerase FKBP6 isoform X1, producing the protein MSASSRSMNGLPPWGADGRSPYQRLSQRMLDLSGDRGVLKDVIREGSGELVTPDASVLVKYSGYLEHMDKAFDSNCFRKTPRLMKLGEDITLWGMELGLLSMRRGELARFLFKPTYAYGMLGCPPLIPPNSTVLFEIELLDFLDSAESDKFCALSAEQQDQFPLQKVLKVAATEREFGNYLFRQNRFYDAKVRYKRALLLLHRRSAPPEEQHLAETAKLLVLLNLSFTYLKLERPTMALRYGEQALIIDQKNTKALFRCGQACLLMTEYQKARDFLVRAQKEQPFNHDINNELKKLASYYRDYMGKEKEMCHRMFAPGERGSTVGEN; encoded by the exons ATGAGTGCCTCCTCGCGGTCCATGAACGGATTGCCGCCGTGGGGTGCGGACGGCAGG TCTCCGTACCAGCGGTTAAGTCAAAGGATGCTGGACCTTTCCGGGGACCGGGGCGTGCTGAAGGATGTCATCCGAGAGGGTTCTGGAGAGCTGGTGACACCGGACGCTTCGGTGCTCG TGAAATATTCTGGGTATCTGGAGCACATGGACAAGGCTTTTGATTCCAATTGCTTTAGGAAAACCCCTCGGCTCATGAAACTTGGAGAGG ATATCACACTTTGGGGCATGGAGCTGGGCCTTCTGAGCATGCGGAGAGGAGAGCTGGCCAGGTTTCTGTTCAAACCGACCTACGCTTACGGAATGCTGGGCTGTCCTCCCCTGATCCCCCCAAACTCTACCGTCCTGTTCGAGATCGAGCTGCTTGACTTCCTGGATTCTGCTGAGTCAGACAAGTTTTGTGCCCTCTCAGCT GAGCAGCAGGATCAGTTTCCACTTCAGAAGGTCCTGAAAGTGGCAGCTACTGAACGGGAGTTTGGCAACTACCTTTTCCGCCAGAATCGTTTCTATGATGCCAAAGTGAGATATAAACGG GCCTTGTTGCTTCTCCACCGACGATCAGCACCCCCTGAAGAGCAGCACCTGGCGGAGACCGCCAAGCTGCTTGTTCTCCTTAACCTGTCCTTTACGTACCTGAAGCTGGAGCGACCCACCATGGCCCTGCGCTATGGAGAGCAGGCTCTGATCATTGACCAAAAGAACACCAAGGCCCTCTTCCGATGTGGACAG GCCTGTCTCCTCATGACTGAGTATCAGAAGGCCCGGGATTTTCTAGTCCGAGCCCAGAAGGAACAGCCCTTCAATCACGACATCAATAACGAGCTGAAGAAACTGGCCAG CTATTACAGGGATTACATgggtaaagagaaagaaatgtgtcACCGAATGTTTGCTCCTGGTGAACGTGGCTCTACAGTAGGAGAAAACTAA
- the TRIM50 gene encoding E3 ubiquitin-protein ligase TRIM50 isoform X1, whose amino-acid sequence MAWQVSVPELEDRLQCPICLEVFKEPLMLQCGHSYCKGCLLSLSRHPDSELRCPVCRQEVDCSSSPPNVSLARVIEALQLPGDPEPQVCAHHRNPLSLFCEKDQELICGLCGLLGSHQHHRVTPVSTVYSRMKEELAALISDLKQEQKKVEEQIARLVNNRTRIVNESDVFSWVIRSEFQELHHLVDEEKARCLEGVEGHTRGLVASLDMQLEQARGAWERLVQAVGVLEQFGNESHHEFIRKYHAMASSAELQQARPLEGAFSPISFKPGLHQADIKLTAWKRLFRKVLPAPESLKLDPATAHPLLELSKGNTVVQCGLLAQRRASQPERFDYSTCVLASRGFSCGRHYWEVVVGSKSDWRLGVIKGTASRKGKLSKSPGHGVWLIGLKEGRVYEAFGCPRAPLPVAGRPHRIGVYLHYEQGELTFFDADRPDDLRPLYTFQADFQGKLYPILDTCWHERGSNSLPLVLPPPSGPSHLTPPQPTKP is encoded by the exons ATGGCGTGGCAAGTGAGCGTGCCCGAGCTGGAGGACCGCCTGCAGTGCCCCATCTGTCTGGAGGTCTTCAAGGAGCCCCTGATGCTGCAGTGCGGCCACTCCTACTGCAAGGGCTGCCTGCTGTCCCTGTCCCGTCACCCGGACTCGGAGCTGCGCTGCCCCGTGTGCCGGCAGGAGGTGGACTGCAGCAGCTCCCCGCCTAACGTCTCCCTGGCGAGGGTGATCGAAGCCCTGCAGCTCCCCGGGGACCCTGAGCCCCAGGTCTGTGCGCACCACCGGAACCCTCTCAGCCTCTTCTGTGAGAAGGACCAGGAGCTCATCTGCGGCCTCTGCGGCCTGCTGGGCTCCCACCAGCACCACCGGGTCACGCCTGTCTCTACCGTCTACAGCCGCATGAAG GAGGAGCTAGCAGCCCTCATCTCCGACCTGAAGCAGGAACAGAAGAAGGTGGAGGAGCAAATTGCCAGGCTGGTGAACAACAGGACCCGGATTGTC AATGAGTCTGATGTCTTCAGCTGGGTGATCCGCAGTGAGTTCCAGGAGCTGCACCATCTGGTGGACGAGGAGAAGGCCCGCTGCCTGGAGGGGGTGGAGGGTCACACCCGTGGCCTCGTGGCCTCCCTGGACATGCAGCTGGAGCAGGCCCGGGGCGCTTGGGAGCGGCTCGTCCAGGCTGTGGGTGTGTTGGAGCAGTTCGGCAACGAGAGTCACCATGAGTTCATCCGG AAGTACCATGCCATGGCCTCCAG TGCAGAGCTCCAGCAGGCCCGGCCCCTGGAAGGCGCGTTCAGCCCCATCTCCTTCAAGCCAGGCCTGCACCAGGCTGACATCAAGCTGACTGCGTGGAAAAGGCTCTTCCGAAAGGTTCTGCCAG CCCCGGAGTCCCTCAAGCTGGATCCTGCCACGGCCCACCCCCTCCTGGAGCTCTCCAAGGGCAACACGGTGGTGCAGTGTGGGCTCCTGGCCCAGCGGCGCGCCAGCCAGCCCGAGCGCTTCGACTACAGCACTTGCGTCCTGGCCAGCAGGGGCTTCTCCTGCGGCCGCCACTactgggaggtggtggtggggagcaAGAGCGACTGGCGCCTGGGGGTCATCAAGGGCACAGCCAGTCGCAAGGGCAAGCTGAGCAAGTCCCCAGGGCACGGCGTGTGGCTCATCGGCCTGAAGGAGGGCCGGGTGTACGAGGCCTTCGGCTGCCCGCGGGCGCCCCTGCCCGTGGCCGGCCGCCCTCACCGCATCGGCGTCTACCTGCACTACGAGCAGGGCGAGCTCACCTTCTTCGACGCCGACCGCCCCGACGACCTGCGGCCGCTCTACACGTTCCAGGCCGACTTCCAGGGCAAGCTCTACCCCATCCTGGACACGTGCTGGCACGAAAGGGGCAGCAACTCCCTGCCCCTGGTGCTGCCCCCGCCCAGCGGGCCCAGCCACCTCACCCCCCCGCAGCCCACCAAGCCGTAG
- the FKBP6 gene encoding inactive peptidyl-prolyl cis-trans isomerase FKBP6 isoform X3: protein MGGSARNPGVLQRDDAPSQSPYQRLSQRMLDLSGDRGVLKDVIREGSGELVTPDASVLDITLWGMELGLLSMRRGELARFLFKPTYAYGMLGCPPLIPPNSTVLFEIELLDFLDSAESDKFCALSAEQQDQFPLQKVLKVAATEREFGNYLFRQNRFYDAKVRYKRALLLLHRRSAPPEEQHLAETAKLLVLLNLSFTYLKLERPTMALRYGEQALIIDQKNTKALFRCGQACLLMTEYQKARDFLVRAQKEQPFNHDINNELKKLASYYRDYMGKEKEMCHRMFAPGERGSTVGEN, encoded by the exons ATGGGGGGCAGCGCCCGGAACCCGGGAGTCCTGCAAAGGGACGACGCCCCCAGCCAG TCTCCGTACCAGCGGTTAAGTCAAAGGATGCTGGACCTTTCCGGGGACCGGGGCGTGCTGAAGGATGTCATCCGAGAGGGTTCTGGAGAGCTGGTGACACCGGACGCTTCGGTGCTCG ATATCACACTTTGGGGCATGGAGCTGGGCCTTCTGAGCATGCGGAGAGGAGAGCTGGCCAGGTTTCTGTTCAAACCGACCTACGCTTACGGAATGCTGGGCTGTCCTCCCCTGATCCCCCCAAACTCTACCGTCCTGTTCGAGATCGAGCTGCTTGACTTCCTGGATTCTGCTGAGTCAGACAAGTTTTGTGCCCTCTCAGCT GAGCAGCAGGATCAGTTTCCACTTCAGAAGGTCCTGAAAGTGGCAGCTACTGAACGGGAGTTTGGCAACTACCTTTTCCGCCAGAATCGTTTCTATGATGCCAAAGTGAGATATAAACGG GCCTTGTTGCTTCTCCACCGACGATCAGCACCCCCTGAAGAGCAGCACCTGGCGGAGACCGCCAAGCTGCTTGTTCTCCTTAACCTGTCCTTTACGTACCTGAAGCTGGAGCGACCCACCATGGCCCTGCGCTATGGAGAGCAGGCTCTGATCATTGACCAAAAGAACACCAAGGCCCTCTTCCGATGTGGACAG GCCTGTCTCCTCATGACTGAGTATCAGAAGGCCCGGGATTTTCTAGTCCGAGCCCAGAAGGAACAGCCCTTCAATCACGACATCAATAACGAGCTGAAGAAACTGGCCAG CTATTACAGGGATTACATgggtaaagagaaagaaatgtgtcACCGAATGTTTGCTCCTGGTGAACGTGGCTCTACAGTAGGAGAAAACTAA
- the TRIM50 gene encoding E3 ubiquitin-protein ligase TRIM50 isoform X2 — translation MAWQVSVPELEDRLQCPICLEVFKEPLMLQCGHSYCKGCLLSLSRHPDSELRCPVCRQEVDCSSSPPNVSLARVIEALQLPGDPEPQVCAHHRNPLSLFCEKDQELICGLCGLLGSHQHHRVTPVSTVYSRMKEELAALISDLKQEQKKVEEQIARLVNNRTRIVNESDVFSWVIRSEFQELHHLVDEEKARCLEGVEGHTRGLVASLDMQLEQARGAWERLVQAVGVLEQFGNESHHEFIRYHAMASSAELQQARPLEGAFSPISFKPGLHQADIKLTAWKRLFRKVLPAPESLKLDPATAHPLLELSKGNTVVQCGLLAQRRASQPERFDYSTCVLASRGFSCGRHYWEVVVGSKSDWRLGVIKGTASRKGKLSKSPGHGVWLIGLKEGRVYEAFGCPRAPLPVAGRPHRIGVYLHYEQGELTFFDADRPDDLRPLYTFQADFQGKLYPILDTCWHERGSNSLPLVLPPPSGPSHLTPPQPTKP, via the exons ATGGCGTGGCAAGTGAGCGTGCCCGAGCTGGAGGACCGCCTGCAGTGCCCCATCTGTCTGGAGGTCTTCAAGGAGCCCCTGATGCTGCAGTGCGGCCACTCCTACTGCAAGGGCTGCCTGCTGTCCCTGTCCCGTCACCCGGACTCGGAGCTGCGCTGCCCCGTGTGCCGGCAGGAGGTGGACTGCAGCAGCTCCCCGCCTAACGTCTCCCTGGCGAGGGTGATCGAAGCCCTGCAGCTCCCCGGGGACCCTGAGCCCCAGGTCTGTGCGCACCACCGGAACCCTCTCAGCCTCTTCTGTGAGAAGGACCAGGAGCTCATCTGCGGCCTCTGCGGCCTGCTGGGCTCCCACCAGCACCACCGGGTCACGCCTGTCTCTACCGTCTACAGCCGCATGAAG GAGGAGCTAGCAGCCCTCATCTCCGACCTGAAGCAGGAACAGAAGAAGGTGGAGGAGCAAATTGCCAGGCTGGTGAACAACAGGACCCGGATTGTC AATGAGTCTGATGTCTTCAGCTGGGTGATCCGCAGTGAGTTCCAGGAGCTGCACCATCTGGTGGACGAGGAGAAGGCCCGCTGCCTGGAGGGGGTGGAGGGTCACACCCGTGGCCTCGTGGCCTCCCTGGACATGCAGCTGGAGCAGGCCCGGGGCGCTTGGGAGCGGCTCGTCCAGGCTGTGGGTGTGTTGGAGCAGTTCGGCAACGAGAGTCACCATGAGTTCATCCGG TACCATGCCATGGCCTCCAG TGCAGAGCTCCAGCAGGCCCGGCCCCTGGAAGGCGCGTTCAGCCCCATCTCCTTCAAGCCAGGCCTGCACCAGGCTGACATCAAGCTGACTGCGTGGAAAAGGCTCTTCCGAAAGGTTCTGCCAG CCCCGGAGTCCCTCAAGCTGGATCCTGCCACGGCCCACCCCCTCCTGGAGCTCTCCAAGGGCAACACGGTGGTGCAGTGTGGGCTCCTGGCCCAGCGGCGCGCCAGCCAGCCCGAGCGCTTCGACTACAGCACTTGCGTCCTGGCCAGCAGGGGCTTCTCCTGCGGCCGCCACTactgggaggtggtggtggggagcaAGAGCGACTGGCGCCTGGGGGTCATCAAGGGCACAGCCAGTCGCAAGGGCAAGCTGAGCAAGTCCCCAGGGCACGGCGTGTGGCTCATCGGCCTGAAGGAGGGCCGGGTGTACGAGGCCTTCGGCTGCCCGCGGGCGCCCCTGCCCGTGGCCGGCCGCCCTCACCGCATCGGCGTCTACCTGCACTACGAGCAGGGCGAGCTCACCTTCTTCGACGCCGACCGCCCCGACGACCTGCGGCCGCTCTACACGTTCCAGGCCGACTTCCAGGGCAAGCTCTACCCCATCCTGGACACGTGCTGGCACGAAAGGGGCAGCAACTCCCTGCCCCTGGTGCTGCCCCCGCCCAGCGGGCCCAGCCACCTCACCCCCCCGCAGCCCACCAAGCCGTAG